The nucleotide window caacaagagtgaaactccatctcaaaaaaaaaaaaaaaaaaaataataataataataaatgtgtgtaGTTTTAAAACTGCTGACTTTGTGGTTGTTATGCaacatagaaaactaatataacaCACATATTAGCCAGAGTTCATCACAGAGACAGAGCCAATAAGATATATATAGAGGTGTGAGAGAGGATTTATTAGGGGGATTGGCTCACACgtttatggaggctgagaagtcccacaatatgCCATCTGTAAGAAGGAGAACTGGGGAAGCCAGTAGCATGGTTCAGTTCAAGCCTAAAGGGTTCAGAGCCAAGGAAACTGTTGGTGTAACTCTGGGTCTGAAGCTGAAGGACTGAGAACGTGAGAGTGGGGAGGGGTTGCTGCTGGTGCAAATCCTGGAGTCcgagggcaggagaagaaggtTGTCGCAGCtccaggggagagagggagagagggagggggagagagagagagagagagagagagagagagagaattcacctTTCCCCTGCCTTTTTCTTCTATCCAGGCCTAAGCtaattggatggtgcccacccacatagGCTGAAGGCAGATTCTCCTTACTTAGTCTATGAATTCAAATGCCAGTCTCTTCGGCAAGCACCCttacagaaacacccagaaatgAAGCTTTACCAGTTTGCTGGGTATCCCTTCATCCAGTCCTAAAATTAACGGTTACAACACATAAAATATCAGGATGCTGCGGGAGGAAGATATTTGAGAGCGACTtgggaaggcttcacagaggatgTGGCATTTGTGCTTACACATGAAGAGGGAGAGGGATTTAAATAGACAGAGAGGGAAAGATGAGCTGCTGCCTTGTCCCCAACCTCTTCATTTCCCAATCTCGGGCCTGAGAGGCCTCTGCAAGGACACATTTTCCAGCTGGGCCCCAAGCAAGTTCCCAGAAGGAGTCCTTCTCTCCTCGTCCCTTAACTTGTTGTGGAGAACCCGACTGAAGCAGGGAGAACTCAGCTCCGCACCCCCGTGTACCCGCCGTCAGTTTATGCGGAGTAGAGGTACAACAGTCTCAGTTGgtctctttttcaaaaataactaTTCTCTTTGATTTTGTGAGCAACATATGCTCAtcatgaacaattttttttcccctttgagacggagtcttgctctgtcgcccaggctggagtgcagtgatgcaatctcagctcactgcaagctccgcctccctggttcaagtgattctcctgcctcagcctcccgagtagctgggattactcagtcttccaagtagctgggattccagatgcccgccaccacatcaggttaatttttgtatttttagtagagacggggtttcaccatgttggcctggctggtctcgacctcctgactttgtgatctgcccacctcagcctcccaaagtgctgggattacaggcatgagcctgaaTCTGATAAGGTTTTAACAAAGGCCTCCACCTTCCCTAGGGCCTGACTACAGCTGGTAGGTGGCCCGTGTGAGGCAAGTTGAATGTCTGTTCCTACACATAACCCTTCTAGCCGTCCAGGGCCCAGAGTGAATGGGGCTAAAGGGACAAGAGCATGATTGGCTCTAACCTAGGGATGCTGCTGTGTCCAAGATGCAGTATAAGTGCACCTAGACTGTAGTGAACAGCACGCCAGACGTGCTACTGTAATAGATACAAAATAACGTCATAGCCAAGATTTATGGGACACTTACTCTGGGCCAGACCTTGTTCTAAATGCTTTTCTTATATTAActcacatactctttttttttctttccttttttttttttttttgagatagggtctcgctctgtcatctaggctggagtgcggtggtgcgatcttggctcactgcaacctctgcttcctgggttcaagcgattctcctgcctcagcctcccaagtagctgggattacaggagtgtgcaccatcacacctggctaatttgtgtatttttagtagagatgaggtttcaccatgttggccaggctggtctcgaactcctggcctcaagtgatccacccagctcggcctcccaaaatgttgggattacaggcatgagccaccgtgcccagccccacttACTGCCCTTAACAGCCCTATCAGATGGGCaccattattcttattttaagaatgaggaaactgaggctcagagaggttaagttacttgctcaaggtcacccaaCCAGTAATGTAAGCAAGAAACAAGcttgtgttgttttcagccactgaGATTTTAGAGTGGTTGGTTACTGTAGCATAGCCTAGCCCATTGTaagatatgtatacacatatatttgataTATGTTACCTATTgtataaattgtatatttatataaatctatttacatgtaattatatattatttatataaattgtataaattGTGTATCAGTGCACAACTTGATCAAGCGTCCAAGGCCCTGGTGGGGAACGCAGAAATATGGGCAATGGTTCCCTCTAGATGAGTTAGGAGACCTGGGTGTGGCACATGTGTAAAGGAGGAAGGCAAACAAGGGAAAAACGGCAGGGCAAGCACTGGCTTTAAGTTTTCCTGGCAGCATCCAGATTAAGTGCACCTGCACCCAAATGCTGGTTCCGTAATTGagccagcttttattttttattttttattttatttatttatttatttatttttgagacggagtcttgctctgtcgcccagcccaggctggagtgcagtggcgcgatctcggctcactgcaagctccgcctcccgggttcaggccattctcctgcctcagcctcccgagtagctgggactacaggcgcccacaagcgcgcccggctaattttttgtatttttagtggagatggggtttcactgtggtctcgatctcctgaccttatgatccacccgccttggcctcccaaagtgctgggattacaggcgtgagccaccgcgcccggctgagccAGCTTTTAAATGTGTGGCCAGGGAGTACACATCCCACCAGGCATCAGAGAAAGCTGTTGCTGCATAGACAGTCCCCCCAGGCTTGGCCTGGGAGCTTTCCAGGCCCAGCAGGTAGCAGCTCACCCATGCACCTATGTGCCTGCACTctcccactcacacacaccccaggGCACCAGGCACACACTCCATGTCCCCCACCCGTGCCCCTAgaaggtgatggtgatggtgtgaGGCTCAGAGTCAGATGGAAGGTTGAATTCAGGGCTCTCAAGATGGGAAAGATGCAACCTTCAGGAACACGAGAGTGTGGCTAGAACAGGACCAgtgtgtaagagtgtgtgtatgtgtgtgcactggTGTGTACTGGTGCAGGCTAATGTGGGAGGGGGTTCTCTCTGGCTGTTCAAGGCTTATCTTGGAAGCCCACAGACTCTGCATCCACCCAGGTGCCCTTATATGTTAGCACATCCATGGTACGATTGGACCCACTCAGTCATGATGGCCAAGTGCAGTGCACAGCCTGGATAACTGTACACAGCAGCCCTGTCAGGAGCCCACAGTTGGCCATCTCTGGACAAGAAGCCAGCTCTATCTCTATATACCTCAATTCCATGATTGCGGGCAGAATCCAAAACCATTGTGAATCCACTCAAACCGGGAGAAGAAGGTCGCAAAGGTCATAGGATCAGAGCAGCTTCTGGCTGACACCCACTCCGTGGTGGTAAGAAGGGATTAGGAGATTGCAAACTGGGTTAAAAAATCCTCTCACCTAcagctcaaggctgtaatcctaAGGACTCTGCTTCTCTAAGCCTTGTTCTATTTTCAACTCTCTTCTCCAGGGTACAGTCTCCACTGGGGCTGCAAGGATTTAGTGGAGACTCTTAACACCAGTTCTCTGGCATCTGTGAGTTTGAGTGTGGGCCATcagcttcttccttcttctctcttcctctccacatTTCCCGGTACCATCTGATCCATCAGGCCCTTCTTTGCTCAGGCCCGAAGGACTCAGGCCTGTGAGAGAGGACGGCCCGTTGTCACCAAGACACCTCTGGGTGAGGAGCAGCAAACAGGACCTGTCCATCTCAGGCGTCAGCCCCCTGAAGGTCTGAGCAATGGGCAACGTGATGGAGGGAAAGTCGGTGGAGGAGCTGAGCAGCACTGAGTGCCACCAGTGGTACAAGAAGTTCATGACTGAGTGCCCCTCTGGCCAACTCACCCTCTATGAGTTCCGCCAGTTCTTCGGCCTCAAGAACTTGAGCCCGTCGGCCAGCCAGTACGTGGAGCAGATGTTTGAGACTTTTGACTTCAACAAGGTGAGCAGGGGCCCAGTGGCAGGGAGGGGGAGTGCTGGAGGGACCCCTCTGGAAGCCTGACCAGCTGAGGGTGAGGAAGAGCAGAGAGGAGCGTAGAAGTGTCTGCTGGGGAGCGacttcatttattcagtcatttgttTGCTTGAGAGGTGGGTTTTTGACGCTAGGGTTTCAACGGATCTAATGTTTGTGCTTTAATGAGCACTGACTGAATCAGGCACTGGGGGGTTATAAATGAATCAGACACTGTCCCTGCCCTCACTTTCTAGGGCAAGACAGAGAAGCCCCAAAATTAGTGTAATCTGAGGCTGAATCCAATGGcttcctctgcctctgccacagGCATATCTTGGTTTACTCCAAAACGAGCGTAAACACTTCCAAGATGGTCATTGAACACCTGCGATGTGCTGGTCCCATATGTGGTGCTTTTGCAAAACACTTTGAAGCTTTCAAGGGTGTGGGTGGAGGGGCAGAGAGCAGGGAGCAAGATGATGATTCTCCAGCCTTGCTGTCTGGCATGGGCAGGCCACTCATAATGTTCTGTGGACATGAGGACTGGAGACAGACAGGGTTGCCTGGTCCCTGGAGAATCCAGAATACTCCCAACCTCAAAATACCCAGTGACCTCAGATCACTGGGTATCACCTTTTCTCAAATGAGCCTGAAGGTCCACACAATGGTCATATTGTGTGTCTCCCTAGTAGCCCCCTGGATGCACTGGGTAAGGGCTTCCTGATTGGTAAGCTAGAGAGGTCACTGAAAGGCGAATTTGGGACTGTGGGTTTGCGTCCCTAGCTTTCatcagctgggtgaccttgagccCATCATCTCCCCTCTCAGTCTTGGGGTATTTATGATGCTGTGGATGTCGGGAGAATTAGTTAAGAAGTTTGTTGGTTTTTGTAGTAAATTTCCACTCATTTGGAACTATTTGGTCAAGACATAGTTGTGGAAGAACCCAAATCTGCAAACGTGGCTCCCCGCCCTGTGGCCCCTCACTTGAAAAGTGAGGACGAAATGAGGTGCTGCCACATGTCCTCTACAGACCCGGGAGAGGCTCCTTCCCTCGCTGCCCAAAAGGTCCAGGCACCATCATGGGTGGGGCTTCTTGGGAAAGCTGGGGCTCAGTGGCTATTTAAAACTCACTAATATTTGAGGATAAGGGACCAAAGTAGATTACAGGCTTTGAGTCCCAACCTCAAGTGTGGTATGAGGGAGCCCGAGGGCTTTCCCGAAGTGGGAGCAGGTGAGCAGAGTCCAGAGCCTGTGGTACAGAGACTTGAGGGGATGGCGTCATCATGTTCAACACTGAAAATGCTCCCGAAGAAggaataactcttttttttttttttttttttttgaaacggagtctcgctctgtcacccaggctgcagtgcagtggcgcaatcttggttcactgcaagctccgcctcctgggttcacgccattctcctgccttagcctgccgtgtagctgggactacaggcgccagccaccgcacccggctaattttttgtatttttagtagagacggggtttcaccgtgttcgccaggatggtctcgatctcctgacctcgtgatccgcctgtctcggcctcccaaactgttgggattacaggcgtgagccactgtgcccggtcagaAGTTTTGATACAGAGAGGAGTTAAACAAAACAGGGATAGGCAAATGACAGCACACaggcctgtttttgtaaatgaagttttattagaACTCACCACATCTATTTATTTACATAGAcaattgtctatggctgctttcacatgAAATGACAGAGGATGTGTGACTGCAAAGCTGCATATTTACTCTTTggctctttatagaaaaagtttgccagtcCCTGCACTAAAAAAATGGTTGTATCTTTGGGATGTGCAGGGCTGGGGAATACAGAACATGAGCGGGGAGTGAGACCTGGGGGACAGGCATTTGCTTTGCTTACTTCAAATGTTTGTCTGGGCTTGAGTTTGTCTGACGatcacacaggtgcacacaaaTCTATGTAAATCTCCATCTGCATTTGAGGACTGGTATAGGATGATTTAGGAGACCCAGTTTTCTAGGCAAGACTTTGTCattcactagctgtgtggcctaATCTCTCTCAATTTTGACTTTCTCAGTCAAACTAGAGACAAAAATACTCACCTCTTGGGGATGGCCGTGAGATTAAATGAGTAAAGTGAATAAAGCTGTCAGCCTAGGAAGTCCATGGAGGGCACTAAAAAACCGTTAGTATTGCTATATATTTTCATTGAATCTAATGCATACCACAACCTTGAAAAGTGCACACTGTCATTCCATTTTATAGCTGGGAAAACGGAGACTCAAGGTCGTGAGACTTATCCAAGGTGATTTAGGTCTTTCTGGCACAAAAATCCACACCTTTTCCATTGCCCCTTTTCagacataaaaaacaaacaaacaaaaaaactgcaaaagCAATCCAGCTCATCATAGAAATTTCCAACaatacagaaagataaaaaatgaacagCAAAAGTATCCTCAACCTGTGTCCCTTCCCCAAGAGGAAACCTCTAGCAGTTTTCTTGCTTATTCAACCAGTGCTGTCTAGGGGCCTCTCCGGACTCTGTTCTGATGACAGCCCTGGGAGGTGGGCTGGGACTGAATGAGCCCACTGTGGGGCTCAGAGTGGTTAAGGCCTTCCGGGGGGCCTAAGCCCCTCAGGCGGCAGGGTGAGAAACTCCCAAAAGCTCACCCAAACCACGCTCCCATCCCTGGGGGTGCAGTTCTTCCTCCTCTCATCTACGCACACGTCTCCCATTTCCCCTAACTGGAAAGTCTCATGCTTGACAATCACAGGGAAGCAGGCAGCGCCCGCTAAAATCCAGATGCCTGTGAACAGACCGCGCCATAGCCATTCACACCCCAGTGGGTGCTGGCTTATTGGATTTGACTGGCAGCCTCTGAGGTAGGCAGGGTGGGCTATACAGGGCGTCTAGGAAGACTGACAGGTCACGGCGGAGACAGGGCTGGCCTCCCTGGCCGCATCTCCTAAGGTCCAGGGTTCCCCTCAGCATCTCTTGGGGCTTGCCGAGATGGGTGGAGACTTGGGTTATGATGGGCGGGGCCTGAGGACAGAGTGGGCGGAGCCCGGGTGGGCTCACGGCGGCCACGCCCCTCGCCCAGGACGGCTACATTGATTTCATGGAGTATGTGGCGGCGCTCAGCCTGGTCCTCAAGGGGAAGGTGGAACAGAAGCTCCGCTGGTACTTCAAGCTCTATGATGTAGACGGCAACGGCTGCATTGACCGCGACGAGCTGCTCACCATCATCCAGGTGCAGAGGGCCCggccagggctgggggcagcGGCCTGGGTGGGACCCGGAGCTGAGAGCCCAGGGTTAGAACAGCAATCTCAGGATTGAGACAGGATGTGGGACTGAGGATCCTAGTGGCAGCTGTGGACCTCACCAGCTGCGGGACCCAGGCCACGTTCCTtcccttcctgggcctcagtttcctcatcaatacCAAAAGAAGATAGAAGTTTGACTcttgagtcccagctctgcctagGCCCCCAGGTACCCTGCACTCTACTCATTGCTCTTGGGAGCCGCCCAAGCTCTGACCGTCCCCACTGCTACCCCTGAGATAGGATAAGGATGGGCCCCTCTCACTTctgccccttcttccctcccaggCCATTCGCGCCATTAACCCCTGCAGCGATACCGCCATGACTGCAGAGGAGTTCACCGATACAGTGTTCTCCAAGATTGACGTCAACGGGGATGGTGAGCGGGCCGAGGAGGGGCTCCCCAGGGGAGGGGTCACCATGGATGTGGGGTCATGAGGGGTGGAAGGTCActagaggagaggggaaggaggggaggaggaggcccAAAGGTCCCCGGGCTAGTCACctcctccacctgccccagccacaAAGTTGGCTTTTAGGGGCCCCTGGACCAGAATCTGGGCTCTGGGTGCCTCTGCCTGCTGCACCTGCAGGTCGCTTCTCCTCACCTGGGCTCTGTCCCTGCCCCTGGCAGGAACCCGGGTCTGTACTCTGGACTGCAGAAATGAACACCCTCCTCCCCCTGATTCCCTTTCTCTCTACCCCAGGGGAACTCTCCCTGGAAGAGTTTATAGAGGGCGTCCAGAAGGACCAGATGCTTCTGGACACACTGACACGAAGCTTGGACCTTACCCGCATTGTGCGCAGGCTCCAGAATGGCGAGCAAGATGAGGAGGGGGCTGACAAGGAGGCCGCTGAGGCAGCCGGCTGAGCGCACCGCCCAGCTGCTTCTGCACTAGCGGGTGGGGTGGTATGGTGGTGACTGGTGGTGTTGCTCTTGTCTTAACCCTAGATAGAATCTACTAAACTCAGAGGCTTAGCTCGCCTCTTTGGGGTACATGGTGGCAGCAGAGAGGCAGCAGTGGGAGGCCAGAGCCAGGAACAGTGAAGGATGGTTCCTGGCCCCTCTGAGTGACAGCTGACTGCAGCACTCCCTGCTGGGGGCACTGTTCAGCATCCCTCTGCTGTCTGGTGACCCCCTAGCCCTTCTGGCTCCTCTCCCAGTTTTTCCCAGCTTTCTCCACGGAGCTTCTCCATGCTCTTCTGGATGTGGACTCTCTGAGGCAGAGCTGAACTTTCCCAGGCCTCTTACGGAATCCTGCAGATCCGGTGGCTGCAGCTTCAATCTCAGTGC belongs to Macaca thibetana thibetana isolate TM-01 chromosome 4, ASM2454274v1, whole genome shotgun sequence and includes:
- the GUCA1A gene encoding guanylyl cyclase-activating protein 1, translating into MGNVMEGKSVEELSSTECHQWYKKFMTECPSGQLTLYEFRQFFGLKNLSPSASQYVEQMFETFDFNKDGYIDFMEYVAALSLVLKGKVEQKLRWYFKLYDVDGNGCIDRDELLTIIQAIRAINPCSDTAMTAEEFTDTVFSKIDVNGDGELSLEEFIEGVQKDQMLLDTLTRSLDLTRIVRRLQNGEQDEEGADKEAAEAAG